The proteins below come from a single Candidatus Flexicrinis affinis genomic window:
- a CDS encoding DUF1905 domain-containing protein: MSVTFESVLQQAEGMNATGIPVPPHVVDQLASGKRPKVVVTVNGYAYRSTVGAYGDVFMLPFAKEHRDASGVQAGDPITVTLELDSSPRTVDVPDDLAAALAAHPGARDIFDALSYTLRKEHVRQVESAKAAETRARRIAAIVAKVTS; this comes from the coding sequence ATGTCCGTTACGTTCGAGAGTGTTCTTCAGCAGGCCGAGGGAATGAACGCGACCGGCATCCCGGTGCCGCCGCATGTGGTCGACCAGTTGGCGTCCGGCAAGCGGCCGAAAGTCGTCGTGACTGTCAACGGCTACGCGTATCGGAGCACCGTCGGAGCGTATGGTGACGTGTTCATGCTGCCGTTTGCCAAGGAGCACCGCGACGCCTCCGGCGTGCAGGCGGGCGATCCGATTACCGTAACGCTGGAGCTGGACTCGTCCCCTCGTACCGTAGATGTGCCGGACGATCTGGCGGCGGCGCTGGCGGCTCATCCCGGCGCACGCGACATATTCGATGCACTTTCGTACACCCTACGCAAGGAGCACGTCCGGCAGGTCGAGTCGGCCAAGGCGGCAGAAACGCGCGCCCGCCGAATCGCGGCGATCGTGGCGAAAGTCACCAGCTGA
- a CDS encoding FixH family protein, producing MRFLGVLLLIGIIVGVAAVMLFVFDDSAADTPSGGLTIELSSAPFPMTIGVNRLRVLVSDSNGSPVEGADVAVSGLLDHGGMLPLRGVQEGGRDGEYVFRVVWPMNGSWTIDVTAQTGEDSEALTEQFSAYVYALPPEYDKPAATYRLIRETTADMAQSPDSELWIVIPQGTYDMVRRGHDELPDDIRLQVGRRDTLVIRNDDIVDHTIGPFFIRSGETIRQRFTQAAVFQGVCSLNDVGYINIVVEG from the coding sequence ATGCGGTTTCTCGGGGTGCTGCTTCTGATCGGTATTATCGTCGGTGTCGCGGCGGTGATGCTCTTCGTGTTCGACGACAGCGCGGCTGATACACCGTCCGGTGGTCTGACGATTGAACTCAGCTCCGCCCCATTTCCGATGACGATCGGGGTCAATCGGCTTCGTGTGCTCGTCAGCGACTCGAACGGCAGCCCGGTCGAAGGTGCCGACGTGGCGGTGTCCGGCCTGTTGGATCACGGCGGAATGCTGCCACTGCGCGGTGTTCAAGAGGGTGGCCGCGATGGTGAGTACGTGTTCCGCGTCGTGTGGCCGATGAACGGCTCATGGACGATCGACGTCACGGCACAGACGGGCGAGGACTCAGAGGCGTTGACCGAGCAGTTCAGCGCGTACGTCTATGCGCTGCCACCGGAGTACGACAAACCGGCCGCGACCTATCGCCTGATCCGCGAGACGACTGCGGATATGGCTCAAAGCCCCGATAGCGAGCTGTGGATCGTGATCCCGCAAGGGACCTACGACATGGTGCGGCGCGGCCATGACGAACTGCCGGACGACATTCGCCTGCAAGTCGGTAGGCGCGACACGCTCGTGATCCGCAACGACGACATTGTGGATCACACCATTGGGCCGTTCTTCATCCGGTCGGGCGAGACGATCCGCCAGCGCTTCACGCAGGCCGCCGTGTTTCAAGGCGTATGCAGCCTAAACGACGTCGGTTATATCAATATCGTAGTGGAAGGGTAG
- the nrfD gene encoding polysulfide reductase NrfD: MSATAHSMTSTAIPAAPQRRGVSVRFILWLMLLVAMLTVGAISFVYVMINGLGVTNLTDELPWGLWITVDLSSIALGAGAFTLSAAVYIFRMRQYEAIARAAVLVGFLGYSSAMIALFIDIGRFDRFYHPIIYWNVHSVLWEITMCVVLYLTVLLIELFPVLVESTPLKKIGLLVSISHLLHRLMPIVAVVGMGLSLLHQSSLGATYGILTARPFWYSPSAPVLFILSAVAGGAALTLLVTLLSGKLLGREQAPPNIINGVARLVGFACLAYLYLKLWSWLATNYYSHVPEQQFGAETLAQYTPYNFTFWFGEVLFGALVPAVFMLWGRLRNNRNALMLACLMIIAGLVINRWNMTLSGFVIPLDWSPGVAEIFPVNTYEPALVEWGVAIGIVAYSWLAFTLAVRFLNIYPDSRPAGTAPAVVEHQSKPEPGHHG, translated from the coding sequence ATGAGCGCCACAGCACACTCCATGACATCGACTGCCATTCCCGCTGCGCCACAGCGGCGCGGTGTTTCCGTCCGGTTCATCCTGTGGCTGATGCTGCTGGTCGCCATGCTGACGGTCGGCGCGATTAGCTTCGTCTATGTGATGATCAACGGCCTCGGCGTGACGAACCTGACCGACGAACTGCCGTGGGGCCTGTGGATCACCGTCGACCTGTCGTCCATCGCGCTGGGCGCGGGGGCGTTCACGCTGTCGGCCGCGGTCTACATCTTCCGCATGCGGCAGTACGAAGCGATTGCCCGCGCGGCGGTGTTGGTCGGTTTTCTCGGCTATTCCTCGGCGATGATCGCGCTGTTTATCGACATCGGCCGCTTCGACCGGTTCTACCACCCGATCATCTACTGGAACGTGCACTCGGTGCTGTGGGAGATCACGATGTGCGTCGTGCTCTACCTCACGGTGCTGCTGATCGAGCTGTTCCCGGTGCTGGTCGAAAGTACGCCGCTCAAGAAGATCGGCTTGCTTGTGTCGATCTCGCATCTGCTGCACCGCCTGATGCCCATTGTCGCCGTCGTTGGTATGGGTCTGTCCCTGCTGCACCAGTCATCGCTGGGCGCGACGTACGGCATCTTGACCGCGCGGCCATTCTGGTATTCGCCGAGCGCGCCGGTGCTGTTCATTCTGTCCGCCGTGGCAGGCGGGGCCGCGCTGACGCTTCTCGTCACGCTCCTTTCCGGTAAGCTGCTCGGGCGCGAGCAAGCCCCGCCCAACATCATCAACGGCGTGGCGCGTCTGGTCGGCTTTGCGTGCTTGGCCTACCTCTATCTCAAACTCTGGAGCTGGCTGGCGACGAACTACTACAGCCACGTGCCCGAACAGCAGTTCGGCGCCGAGACACTGGCGCAGTACACGCCGTACAACTTCACGTTCTGGTTTGGGGAAGTACTGTTCGGCGCGCTGGTGCCTGCCGTCTTCATGCTGTGGGGACGCCTGCGGAACAACCGCAACGCGCTCATGCTGGCTTGCCTGATGATCATCGCAGGGCTGGTGATCAATCGCTGGAACATGACCCTGTCCGGCTTCGTGATCCCGCTCGACTGGTCGCCGGGCGTGGCCGAGATCTTCCCGGTCAACACCTATGAGCCGGCGCTGGTGGAATGGGGGGTGGCCATCGGCATTGTCGCGTACAGTTGGCTGGCGTTCACGCTGGCCGTGCGCTTCTTGAACATCTATCCGGATTCGCGCCCGGCAGGTACTGCGCCGGCCGTGGTTGAGCATCAGTCGAAGCCTGAACCGGGGCATCACGGGTAG
- a CDS encoding 4Fe-4S dicluster domain-containing protein — translation MNDQEPTPQVKEAPPGVTLLNRREFMTLLLGGGATMVLAATLAHPLDTFARQLLSNPALEAHGGDPHYKWVMIIDLSKCIGCDYCVWACQATNDTTDEMRWNIRVEDQTELGDKFHLTRPCLHCAHAPCVEVCPVGATYHRHDGLVVMDYDKCIGCRYCQTACPYNARAFNWTERTDVNPRVPEWGNPEVDRRPRGVPEKCTFCIHRIDAGLAAGLMPGVDEQATPACVNICPVNARFFGNVNNPNSTVAHILRTKPTLRLREDLGTEPSVYYIPPEGLL, via the coding sequence ATGAACGATCAGGAACCCACCCCCCAGGTTAAGGAGGCACCCCCCGGCGTAACCCTGCTGAACCGCCGCGAGTTCATGACGCTGCTGCTCGGCGGCGGCGCCACGATGGTGCTGGCGGCGACGCTGGCCCACCCGTTGGACACCTTCGCGCGCCAGCTTCTCAGCAACCCGGCGCTCGAAGCGCACGGCGGTGATCCCCATTACAAATGGGTCATGATCATCGACCTGAGCAAGTGCATCGGCTGCGACTACTGCGTTTGGGCTTGTCAGGCGACAAACGACACAACTGACGAAATGCGCTGGAACATTCGTGTCGAAGATCAGACGGAGCTCGGCGACAAGTTTCACCTGACGCGGCCGTGCTTGCACTGCGCACATGCGCCGTGTGTCGAGGTCTGTCCTGTGGGTGCGACGTATCACCGGCACGACGGGCTTGTGGTGATGGACTATGACAAGTGCATCGGTTGCCGCTACTGTCAGACGGCCTGCCCGTACAACGCGCGCGCCTTCAACTGGACCGAGCGCACCGACGTCAACCCGCGCGTCCCCGAGTGGGGGAACCCGGAAGTCGATCGCCGCCCGCGCGGTGTCCCCGAAAAGTGCACGTTCTGCATTCATCGCATCGACGCGGGTCTGGCCGCCGGCCTGATGCCCGGTGTCGACGAGCAAGCGACGCCGGCCTGCGTCAACATCTGCCCGGTGAACGCACGCTTCTTCGGCAACGTCAACAACCCGAACAGTACGGTCGCGCACATTCTGCGCACCAAGCCGACACTGCGGTTGCGCGAAGATTTGGGAACTGAACCCAGCGTCTACTATATTCCGCCGGAGGGCTTGTTGTGA
- a CDS encoding copper chaperone PCu(A)C, producing MRVKTLLVATVALMLALAPVSVIAQEAETCELVYLFDGWARATVEGAPNSAAYGVLVNLGSEDDTLIAASTEAAEVLELHEMMMGEGDVMMMRPMEGGFPVSANGFTVLEPGGLHIMLINLTAPLVAGEELAITLTFENAGDVELVLPIREMPVEGMDMGGEGNMDMTQRDTAMGNMDDMEMMWPEACRGVHVVDPWVRPAGPGQPTSAAYGLLLNLTDVEDTLIAAATDAAETVELHEMTMGANDMMMMRPIEGGIAVSAGGLAVLKPGGLHVMMIGLTGELAAGAEIDFTLTFADFGEVELTVPVREPMAGGMDMGGHSMGGG from the coding sequence ATGCGTGTAAAGACTCTGCTGGTGGCAACTGTCGCGTTGATGCTGGCGCTGGCGCCGGTTTCGGTGATCGCGCAAGAGGCGGAGACCTGCGAGCTCGTGTATCTGTTTGACGGCTGGGCGCGTGCCACCGTTGAGGGTGCACCCAACAGTGCGGCATACGGCGTGTTAGTCAATCTCGGCAGTGAAGATGATACGCTGATCGCCGCTAGCACCGAGGCCGCCGAAGTGCTCGAACTGCACGAGATGATGATGGGCGAGGGCGACGTGATGATGATGCGCCCGATGGAGGGGGGATTCCCGGTCTCGGCCAACGGCTTCACCGTCCTCGAACCCGGCGGACTGCACATCATGTTGATCAACCTGACCGCGCCGCTGGTCGCCGGCGAGGAGTTAGCGATCACGCTGACGTTCGAAAATGCCGGCGATGTCGAGCTGGTCCTGCCGATCCGCGAAATGCCAGTCGAAGGCATGGACATGGGCGGCGAGGGCAATATGGACATGACCCAACGCGATACGGCGATGGGCAATATGGACGACATGGAGATGATGTGGCCCGAGGCGTGCCGCGGGGTCCACGTCGTCGACCCGTGGGTGAGGCCTGCCGGCCCCGGTCAGCCGACCAGCGCGGCCTACGGCCTGCTGCTGAACCTGACCGACGTGGAAGACACGTTGATCGCCGCCGCCACGGATGCCGCCGAAACGGTCGAACTGCACGAGATGACGATGGGCGCGAACGACATGATGATGATGCGCCCGATCGAAGGCGGGATCGCGGTGAGCGCCGGTGGTCTGGCGGTGCTCAAGCCCGGCGGCCTGCACGTCATGATGATCGGCTTGACCGGCGAGCTTGCCGCCGGCGCGGAAATCGACTTCACGCTGACGTTTGCCGATTTCGGCGAGGTCGAACTGACGGTTCCGGTGCGCGAGCCAATGGCGGGTGGCATGGACATGGGCGGCCACTCGATGGGCGGCGGTTAG
- a CDS encoding sodium-dependent bicarbonate transport family permease, with product MSLADILRLNLLSPMVLSFVLGVIAVRVKSDLKIPEQINSIITIYLLFAIGLKGGFELARSPSENLWGTAAVAAILGASIPLWSYVILCRFVNKADAISLGMHFGAASAVTLSASITFLREAGQSFEGFMPTMYVVFEICAVVVGLSMASRILGGTTESLPSVLRSSLSGKSFLLLGGGVAIGVISGESGYQQVSPFFVDLFSGFLTLFLLEMGSQVGRKLRDVVNVGLPLLAFGVLAPPLHGAIGVLLGSIAGLSAGGAMILGTLAASASYITAPAVVGSNMPQANTGLSLTASLVIVFPLNLIVGLPIYFELARALSNVF from the coding sequence ATGTCACTCGCCGATATCCTGCGCCTGAACTTGCTGTCCCCCATGGTTCTGAGCTTCGTGCTCGGCGTCATCGCCGTTCGCGTCAAGAGCGACCTCAAGATTCCCGAACAGATCAACAGCATCATCACCATCTACCTGCTTTTCGCCATCGGCCTTAAAGGCGGCTTCGAACTGGCGAGGTCGCCGAGCGAGAACCTATGGGGTACGGCAGCGGTTGCGGCGATCCTCGGCGCGTCGATCCCCCTGTGGTCGTATGTCATCCTGTGCCGATTCGTCAACAAGGCCGATGCCATCTCGCTCGGCATGCACTTTGGCGCCGCGTCCGCGGTGACGCTGAGCGCGAGCATCACGTTTCTCAGGGAAGCGGGGCAGAGCTTCGAAGGCTTCATGCCGACGATGTACGTGGTGTTCGAGATCTGCGCGGTCGTGGTTGGCCTGTCGATGGCGAGCCGAATCCTTGGCGGCACGACCGAGTCGCTGCCATCGGTGCTGCGGTCGTCACTCAGCGGAAAGAGCTTTCTGTTGCTCGGCGGCGGCGTTGCGATCGGGGTGATCTCCGGCGAGTCGGGGTATCAGCAGGTATCGCCGTTTTTCGTCGACCTGTTCTCGGGCTTTCTGACGCTCTTCCTGCTTGAGATGGGTTCGCAAGTGGGGCGCAAGCTGCGCGATGTTGTGAATGTCGGTCTTCCGCTGCTGGCGTTTGGCGTGTTGGCGCCGCCGCTGCACGGGGCCATCGGCGTGCTGCTCGGATCGATCGCCGGGCTTTCTGCCGGCGGCGCGATGATCCTCGGGACGCTGGCCGCCAGCGCGTCGTACATCACGGCACCCGCGGTGGTCGGTAGCAACATGCCTCAGGCCAACACCGGACTGTCGCTCACGGCCTCGCTGGTGATCGTGTTCCCGCTGAACCTGATCGTCGGTCTCCCGATCTACTTCGAGCTGGCCCGCGCACTGTCGAACGTGTTCTAG
- a CDS encoding SCO family protein: MRVYRMMVLALVALAATSCGGAPAPAATPRVPPPPAYLDDLNGAVFDPPRVLTDFTFDSTTGEPFRLADHRGEIVLIYFGYRTCPDFCPTTFTELRQIYLELEEPADRVKVLFVTVDPERDTLDLMTQYVGGFHQDFIGLRAEGDPLQSVMDQFGVVAEKRPLGDSPLAYLIDHTASIFLINPDGRLMVQYLYGTDYRLIRDDLQRILQAET; this comes from the coding sequence ATGCGCGTTTATCGGATGATGGTGTTGGCGCTTGTGGCGCTGGCTGCCACGAGCTGCGGCGGTGCCCCGGCGCCGGCAGCAACACCGAGGGTTCCGCCACCGCCTGCATACCTTGATGACCTGAACGGCGCCGTGTTCGATCCGCCGCGTGTACTGACCGACTTCACGTTCGATTCCACAACGGGCGAGCCGTTTCGGCTCGCCGATCACCGGGGCGAAATCGTGCTGATCTACTTCGGCTACCGCACGTGCCCCGACTTCTGCCCGACGACCTTCACCGAACTGCGGCAGATCTACCTTGAACTGGAAGAGCCTGCCGATCGAGTCAAAGTGCTGTTTGTGACGGTCGATCCCGAGCGCGACACGCTCGATCTGATGACGCAGTACGTAGGGGGCTTCCATCAGGACTTCATCGGCCTGCGCGCAGAGGGCGACCCGCTGCAAAGCGTGATGGATCAGTTCGGCGTCGTGGCGGAGAAGCGTCCGTTGGGCGACTCTCCGCTGGCGTACCTGATCGATCACACGGCGTCGATCTTTCTGATCAACCCCGACGGGCGGCTGATGGTTCAGTATCTGTACGGCACGGATTACCGGCTGATCCGCGACGACCTGCAGCGGATTCTACAGGCCGAAACGTAG
- a CDS encoding SBBP repeat-containing protein — MATRFLVVVSMTVSLVLALAFIPQARPSEPVTPETAAHDGVDMAVIPLYFEENLGQSDAQVRYLARAQGYSLFLTDNRIAFNLVTEESSSVRTANRPAAAADRAASHEPEHVTRTYGLYLDFVGANESPVLTGEEPQGGITSYFRGKPEEWVTGAQHFSKIRYGELYAGIDAVFYASTQQIQYDFIVAPGADPAQIQLRFDPVDGIALNDAGDLNLILGDRTLTMRAPYSYQTNDGVDYPVESRFVVDDGLVSFEVGAYDASQPLVIDPVFAYAGYFGGGPSGVAVDAVGHMYVAGGISGASSTFPPTGGPYVTPSFGTDAFVAKLNPNGTGVIFAGYIGGEGTDIANDIAIDASGNVYIGGNTNSSELTFPVSVGPDLTFNGIGVTATRADGFVAKVSADGTSLIYAGYIGGKDSDWVYGIAVDADGHAYVTGTTFSSQSTFPVLIGPDLTRNGDYEAFVAKVSVDGSSLIYAGYIGGGQDDGAADIAVDSDGAAYVVGYTYSTEATFPVKVGPDLTYSYNPFIFPDAFVAKVKSSGKKLAYAGYFGSYRADQGTAIAVDAQGRAVIAGVFDWGTDLDAFIAKVSESGSAYLFANVLGGLKDESVGGVALDSFGNIYLVGTTRTTDGTFPTFIGPDTTHNGKRESFVSMIDATGSFLFYSGFIGGAEDDYGYAIAVDPIGDAYVVGHTASLPSSFPEYVGPFLSHTGGGRGYVAKVSNFIPIDTPNILLNGGFETEGASSAENALHWLKDGLLPSDKRKCEKVSARLTAPEESCVFQFKADAASTSKRKLYQNLTPTNLGNNREQLAIYALVNGKSLGQGSKITVKVKYADASTEKFSTPIPGGSYDYLPVFASMPLNKTVASASVTINVKPTPGRLRVDDVQLLVVGGEAVPRTTQRLPILPLPEAPAGFRGTNSMTLRPLALEGSIQR, encoded by the coding sequence ATGGCGACCCGATTTCTTGTTGTCGTTAGCATGACCGTATCTTTAGTGCTGGCGCTCGCGTTCATTCCGCAGGCCCGCCCGTCTGAACCCGTGACGCCGGAGACGGCCGCCCATGACGGCGTCGATATGGCGGTCATTCCCCTGTACTTCGAGGAGAACCTCGGCCAGTCCGATGCACAAGTGCGGTACCTTGCCCGGGCGCAGGGATACAGCTTGTTCCTGACCGATAACCGGATCGCTTTCAATCTCGTGACGGAGGAATCCTCGTCCGTCAGGACGGCTAATCGCCCCGCTGCCGCCGCTGACCGCGCGGCGAGCCACGAGCCCGAGCACGTTACGCGGACGTACGGGCTGTACCTCGATTTCGTCGGAGCCAATGAGTCCCCGGTGTTGACCGGAGAAGAGCCGCAGGGCGGGATCACCAGCTACTTCCGAGGCAAGCCAGAGGAATGGGTGACCGGAGCGCAGCACTTCAGCAAGATCCGCTATGGCGAGCTGTACGCCGGGATTGACGCGGTCTTTTACGCCAGCACGCAGCAGATCCAGTATGACTTTATCGTTGCGCCGGGCGCGGATCCCGCGCAAATACAACTTCGTTTCGATCCTGTTGACGGCATTGCCCTAAATGATGCCGGTGACTTGAACCTCATCCTCGGCGACCGAACGCTGACGATGCGCGCGCCGTATTCGTACCAGACGAACGATGGTGTCGACTACCCGGTCGAAAGCCGCTTCGTAGTGGATGACGGATTGGTCTCGTTCGAGGTCGGCGCGTACGACGCGTCCCAGCCGCTGGTGATCGATCCGGTCTTCGCGTACGCGGGCTACTTCGGCGGAGGACCTAGTGGTGTCGCTGTCGATGCGGTTGGTCACATGTACGTGGCCGGTGGGATATCGGGAGCCTCGTCAACTTTTCCGCCAACGGGTGGCCCCTACGTCACACCCAGCTTCGGGACAGATGCATTTGTCGCCAAGCTCAATCCAAACGGAACCGGTGTGATCTTTGCAGGTTACATCGGCGGAGAGGGTACGGACATAGCCAACGACATCGCAATCGACGCAAGCGGCAACGTGTACATCGGGGGTAATACGAACAGCTCTGAGCTAACCTTTCCCGTTTCTGTTGGGCCCGATCTGACGTTCAACGGAATTGGTGTGACTGCGACTCGAGCGGACGGATTCGTTGCCAAAGTGAGTGCCGATGGAACGTCATTGATCTACGCGGGATACATCGGCGGCAAGGACTCGGACTGGGTCTATGGTATCGCGGTAGATGCTGACGGGCATGCGTACGTTACTGGGACCACATTCAGCAGTCAGAGCACGTTTCCTGTACTCATCGGACCAGATCTGACCCGAAATGGTGACTATGAGGCGTTCGTTGCGAAGGTCTCGGTCGACGGATCAAGCTTGATCTACGCGGGTTACATCGGCGGCGGACAGGATGACGGCGCAGCGGACATTGCCGTTGACTCCGACGGAGCAGCGTATGTTGTCGGCTACACGTACAGCACGGAAGCAACATTCCCAGTTAAGGTCGGTCCTGATCTGACATACAGCTACAACCCGTTCATCTTTCCCGACGCTTTTGTGGCAAAGGTTAAGAGCTCAGGCAAGAAACTGGCGTATGCCGGCTACTTCGGAAGCTACAGAGCAGATCAAGGCACAGCAATTGCGGTTGACGCCCAAGGTCGCGCGGTCATCGCAGGGGTATTCGATTGGGGCACCGACCTGGATGCGTTCATCGCCAAAGTCAGCGAGTCGGGTTCAGCCTATCTCTTCGCGAACGTCTTGGGGGGGCTCAAGGATGAGAGCGTCGGGGGAGTTGCGCTCGACTCATTTGGCAATATATATCTGGTAGGAACAACCAGAACGACCGATGGAACTTTCCCGACATTTATCGGCCCAGATACCACCCACAATGGTAAGCGTGAGTCGTTCGTGTCGATGATCGACGCAACTGGCAGCTTCCTGTTCTACTCTGGTTTCATCGGTGGCGCAGAGGATGACTACGGTTACGCAATCGCCGTCGATCCAATCGGCGATGCCTACGTAGTTGGACATACCGCAAGCTTGCCTTCCTCGTTCCCGGAATATGTCGGGCCGTTCTTATCGCACACGGGCGGGGGCCGAGGTTACGTTGCCAAAGTCAGTAACTTCATCCCGATAGACACTCCCAACATCCTCTTGAACGGCGGCTTTGAAACAGAAGGAGCATCCTCCGCTGAGAACGCCCTTCACTGGCTTAAGGATGGGCTGTTGCCGAGCGACAAACGCAAGTGCGAGAAGGTTTCGGCTCGTTTGACAGCGCCAGAAGAATCATGCGTATTTCAATTCAAAGCCGATGCCGCGAGTACATCCAAGCGCAAGCTCTATCAGAACCTGACGCCGACCAATCTGGGCAACAACCGAGAGCAATTGGCGATCTATGCCTTGGTCAATGGGAAGTCCCTTGGGCAAGGTTCCAAGATCACCGTCAAGGTTAAGTACGCGGACGCATCGACTGAGAAATTCTCAACACCTATTCCTGGCGGATCGTATGACTACTTGCCGGTATTCGCATCGATGCCGCTCAACAAGACGGTCGCGTCTGCGAGCGTTACGATCAATGTGAAGCCAACGCCGGGGCGGCTACGTGTCGATGATGTGCAGCTCTTGGTTGTCGGCGGTGAGGCTGTACCACGAACTACTCAGCGCCTGCCGATACTACCGCTGCCGGAAGCGCCGGCCGGGTTCCGCGGGACGAATTCGATGACCCTGCGTCCGCTGGCACTTGAGGGCAGCATCCAGCGGTAA